The Hymenobacter chitinivorans DSM 11115 genome contains a region encoding:
- a CDS encoding DUF4129 domain-containing protein → MLLLLLAAPAGWAQSTPAARPASRAQLLPADQSSAVRLRQPAPGHLRELRGQREFQYVEVKSEQSAWSLFWRRVLHWLDGVLSTPSGKVVWEYGIYALLVIALVFVVLKLMQVDLTRAFGRAPRTMPLPYDTATEDIHGLDFDALLTEAEAAGNYRLAVRLGYLYVLKQLTDQGLIQWQPDKTNHDYLRELTASQLRPAFRELTQQFEYVWYGEQQDLPPAHYKLAREARVAFQRQLSTVPHAA, encoded by the coding sequence TTGCTTCTGCTACTGCTGGCCGCTCCAGCCGGTTGGGCGCAGTCTACGCCGGCGGCCCGGCCCGCTAGCCGCGCCCAGCTTCTGCCCGCCGACCAAAGCTCCGCCGTGCGCCTGCGCCAGCCGGCCCCGGGCCACCTGCGGGAGTTGCGGGGCCAGCGCGAGTTTCAGTACGTGGAAGTGAAAAGCGAGCAAAGCGCCTGGAGCCTGTTCTGGCGCCGGGTGCTACACTGGCTCGACGGGGTACTCTCGACGCCCAGCGGCAAAGTAGTGTGGGAATACGGCATCTACGCCCTGCTGGTAATAGCCCTGGTGTTTGTGGTGCTCAAGCTTATGCAGGTCGACCTGACCCGCGCTTTCGGCCGGGCCCCGCGCACCATGCCCCTGCCCTACGATACGGCCACGGAAGACATTCACGGGCTGGATTTCGACGCGCTGCTGACCGAAGCCGAGGCGGCCGGCAACTACCGCCTGGCCGTGCGCCTGGGTTACCTCTACGTGCTCAAGCAACTCACCGACCAGGGCCTGATTCAGTGGCAGCCCGACAAGACCAACCACGACTACCTGCGCGAGCTGACGGCGAGTCAACTGCGGCCCGCTTTCCGGGAGCTGACCCAACAGTTTGAGTACGTTTGGTACGGGGAGCAGCAGGATTTGCCCCCGGCTCACTACAAGCTGGCCCGGGAAGCCCGCGTGGCCTTCCAACGCCAGCTCTCCACCGTGCCCCACGCCGCCTAG